Part of the bacterium genome is shown below.
ACCGTTTCAGAACTTCCATTTAGTAAAGTTTTTCTTGGAATGTGTGCCGCCGAGACTTCTAGCTCGCTGCCGATTTCTGGAATTGCCGGAATTGGCACATATCAAGGCACTTGGATTGCGGTATTTTCCCTACTTGGGTTTCCACTTGATTTAGCTAAACTGACCAGTATTTCACATCATCTTTTCACTCAAGGTTATGGGTATTCCTTGGGACTCATTGCATTTGTCCTCCTGCTGCTCCCATGGTTTAAACGTAAGCAACAAGTTGCAAATTATCAAACCGTACAAGTTGCGAAGATGAAGTCATTTATTAAGATTCTCACTTTTATTGTTTGCTCATTTTTAATTGCGCAGAGCACGTTATTGGCCGAGAAGCAAGACAAGGTCAAGTATGTCCAACAAAAGCCTGCTGAGAGTTCTGGCAATCAGCGTGTTATTTTTGATTCAAATCGCAGCGGTACTTTTGGCATTTATGAAGTGTCACGCCAGGGTGAACGTAAGATCGTCGATGAATCCCCTGCGCAAGAAATGTTTCCGGATTTAAGTCCTTCCAAGGATTTGTTGGTTTACGCCAACGCTAAGGGTGCTGGTCGTTACGCTGAAAGTTCGATTTGGATGGTCAAGCTGGATGGAAGCGATAGTCGTCTGTTAGCTCAAGATGGCACCTTTCCAAGTTTTACTGCAGATGGCAGGCATGTCATTTTTGAGCGTGATCGGAAAAAAGTAATCAGTATTGATCTAGCAACAAAAACAGAGCACGAGGTTTTTCCTGTTGAGCTAGCTTCGACTTGGGACAATTATGAAGTTGTCAAGCCGCGGATTAGCACAGATGGAAAGTTACTAACCTTTACTTCTGACAAAGGTGGGCGGTGGACAATTTGGCTATACTCAATTGAAGCGCGTCAAATCAAGAAAATTTCTGAAGGTTGCCAAGCTAGCTTTATCAATCCCGAAGAGCTTGTCTTGATTCGCAATCAAGATGTTAAAGCTGGTGCTGGTATCTTTAAAGCGAATCTTGTTTCAGGGACAGTCCAAAGTTTACTTGATCTTGATGGCCCACATGGGCACGAATACTTTCCGCGAGTTTTTGATAATACTCTCGTTTTCGCTGCGACATCTGCAAGCAATCACAGTCATGAAGATGGTGGTTATCAGCTCTTTCGTTATGACTTAGCAACAAAAGAGCTTTTAAGAATCAATTACGATAATGCCACCAATCGCTGGGGACTTACTTTTTTATATCCTTCCAACTAAACTGCAATTCAAGCTCATGGCTTGATCCTTCTTTTTCATGGACGACACTAAGCTTGGCGTTTTTTGGCACCGCAATCCGTGAACCCTTGATGGCAACTCTAACTGATTGATTTTTATTTAATGCAGTTGCGATACGAGTTAGTAGCTTGGCAAATGTTTTGCTTCTAATATTTCTCTCGATTTCACGGTCGAATTGTTTTTGAGGTTTTGCTTTGGCTTTAGCTTTCATGCTGTCCTTCAATTATGAAAAAGATTTTTCAAAAGCATCATATGATGAGCTCTAAACGTTTTGTAGATCGGCTTTAATTTCCTGTGGTGCTTGATTTTCTTGCTCGATCTTAGCACGAGCGTTCAAGCATACTTGTTGAATCACCGCGGCATTATTAGCCAGTGGAGTATTGAGCCACGTATCGAAATTTAACATCGACTTGAGTTGAGTTAGGCAACTAGGCGAAGTGACGTTTCCTTGCAGGCGAGTTACTTCAGCAAGCGCTTTACTGCCTGCGGCTTGAGCCTGTGGCGAGCTGGCAAGGCTAATGACCTGATTGACGACATAGTAGCCTATAGTGCCGACTACAACCAATCCAAGTATTGAAAATATGGATCCAACAATGAGGACCTTTTTCAATTTGCTTTTTAAATTCGTATTTTTACCAAATTGCTGAGCTAATAAAAATAATAGTTCGTTTTTCATAGTCTGCTTCCTGTTCTCTTTGTTCGGTAAGCAATAATATCTAATGTGCTGACATTTTTATAATTGATAAAAAGATACTGACTTATAGTTTAGATAAATGATTGAAGGTATCGCTTGATGATTGCAAAAGTTATTGGTCGGAGTTTCGAGTTAATCCTGTGCAATGGTCTATAGCTAATGCGCAACAATGCAAATAATATCTAATAATTTCGGATAGTTATGCTTGGAAATTAATCTAACGCCTTGAAGTTGCTATTTATTTGTCCATCTAGTATTAGAGCCCTCTCTTTTTTGGCGTAGGCCGAAAAGCGAATTTGAGCCTCGACATGAACTGATATGTCGAGTCGAAGCAAATTTTTATTAACTGCGTTTCCGAACAGATGGAAACGCCACAATATTGGTTGGTAGACTAAAATGTCTAGCGTTAAAGACAATCCATACGCCATTGTGCGTCGCCCAGTGATTACTGAAAAAACAGCACACGTATCTGCGCATAGCTGCGTAGTTTTCGAAGTTCATCCAGATGCTAACAAGTACGAAGTTAAAGGTGCAATCGAAAAAATTTTCGACGTTAAGGTTAAAGCCGTGCGCCTCGTCAACGTGCTTGGCAAAGAACGACGCAATGAAGCACTCAAGCGCGACATTCGCAAAAAAGCATACATCACACTTGCCGATGGCAGTGCACTTAACGTTATTGAAGGTCTATAGTAGGGAGCATATACAGTCATGGGTCTAAAATCGTTTCGACCAGTAACTCCAGTATTGCGCTTCAGAACTGTTGCTGATTTTTCTGAAATCACCAAAGATACTCCAGAAAAATCTCTTACAAGCTCAAAGCAGCGCACCAATGGACGTAATAGTTATGGACGCGTAACTGTGCGATTCCGCGGCGGTGGACACAAGCGCCGTTATCGTTTTATTGATTTCCGTCGTGATAAAGTCGGTATCCCAGGTCGTGTTGCCGCGATCGAATACGATCCAAATCGTAGCGCCCGTATCGCCCTTGTGCACTACGCTGATGGCGAAAAGCGCTATATCATTGCCCCAATTGGTTTAACTGTTGGTCAGCAAATCCTTGCTGGTAGTGATGCCGAAGTAAAAACTGGTAACGCACTTCAGCTTAAAGACATTCCTGTCGGTGAAATGATTCACAACGTTGAATTGCAACCTGGCGGTGGTGCTAAAATTGCTCGCGGAGCTGGAACAGCAGCGCAGTTGATGGCTAAGCTTGACGCGCAATATGCGCTTGTGCGCTTGCCTTCTGGTGAGCAGAAGAAAATCCTTTTAACTTGCCGTGCAACGATTGGCACAGTCAGTAACCCAGACCACGCAAACGTAGTCTGGGGTAAGGCTGGTGCTTCACGCTGGCGTGGGCGCATGCCGCATAACCGCGGTGTGTCTCAAAACCCAGTCGACCATCCGCACGGTGGTGGTGAAGGTAAGACATCTGGTGGACGCCATCCGGTAACTCCGTGGGGTCAGCCAACTAAAGGATTTAAGACACGTAATAATAAACGCACTGATAGTTCAATCGTGCGTAGACGTAAGTAGGAGGGATGATTTGTGGCTCGTTCGATTAAGAAAGGACCATTTGTTGATTTACACGTGATGAAATGGGTGGAGCGTGCGAAGAATGGTCAGCACAAAGGACCAATTAAGACTTGGTCACGCCGCTCAACGATCACTCCTGATATGATTGGCTTAACTTTTGCTGTGCATAACGGCAAAAAATTTAATCCGGTTTACGTCACAGAAAATATGGTGGGACATCGCCTTGGAGAGTTCTCTCCGACGCGAATTTTCATCCAGCATGGTGGTGTGAAGAAGGTCGCTGCAACGACAACAGGTAAGAATTAATTAAGCTTTAAGGATTTTCTATGAAGACAGATAAGGAAAACGAAGGCTACGTCGCTAAGGCAAGCTTGATGAACGTACGCGTATCTCCTCAACGAGCCCGAC
Proteins encoded:
- a CDS encoding flippase-like domain-containing protein, whose translation is MKQKNSHIPLLLSILLTLALLAFVFSTISFVDVLDLIRQSNRRWILAFLICSFTMSIFSTWRFRLLLQASGLQTPRLAMYLIVLVRNLFSDLLPARIGTLIYVYLVQTRLGIPIAPALSSFSYAFLFDLVAMAPLILFAAIFTLGSETFSPVAFFAIGFGLLIVLGSIAKYLPQIFHLLLQLLGSKLPTKLNQFLSKVSVELDAVANAKILGRVLTLSFGVRLCKYLGLYAFLIALLEPRGYTVSELPFSKVFLGMCAAETSSSLPISGIAGIGTYQGTWIAVFSLLGFPLDLAKLTSISHHLFTQGYGYSLGLIAFVLLLLPWFKRKQQVANYQTVQVAKMKSFIKILTFIVCSFLIAQSTLLAEKQDKVKYVQQKPAESSGNQRVIFDSNRSGTFGIYEVSRQGERKIVDESPAQEMFPDLSPSKDLLVYANAKGAGRYAESSIWMVKLDGSDSRLLAQDGTFPSFTADGRHVIFERDRKKVISIDLATKTEHEVFPVELASTWDNYEVVKPRISTDGKLLTFTSDKGGRWTIWLYSIEARQIKKISEGCQASFINPEELVLIRNQDVKAGAGIFKANLVSGTVQSLLDLDGPHGHEYFPRVFDNTLVFAATSASNHSHEDGGYQLFRYDLATKELLRINYDNATNRWGLTFLYPSN
- a CDS encoding amphi-Trp domain-containing protein, yielding MKAKAKAKPQKQFDREIERNIRSKTFAKLLTRIATALNKNQSVRVAIKGSRIAVPKNAKLSVVHEKEGSSHELELQFSWKDIKK
- the rplW gene encoding 50S ribosomal protein L23, whose product is MSSVKDNPYAIVRRPVITEKTAHVSAHSCVVFEVHPDANKYEVKGAIEKIFDVKVKAVRLVNVLGKERRNEALKRDIRKKAYITLADGSALNVIEGL
- the rplB gene encoding 50S ribosomal protein L2; this translates as MGLKSFRPVTPVLRFRTVADFSEITKDTPEKSLTSSKQRTNGRNSYGRVTVRFRGGGHKRRYRFIDFRRDKVGIPGRVAAIEYDPNRSARIALVHYADGEKRYIIAPIGLTVGQQILAGSDAEVKTGNALQLKDIPVGEMIHNVELQPGGGAKIARGAGTAAQLMAKLDAQYALVRLPSGEQKKILLTCRATIGTVSNPDHANVVWGKAGASRWRGRMPHNRGVSQNPVDHPHGGGEGKTSGGRHPVTPWGQPTKGFKTRNNKRTDSSIVRRRK
- the rpsS gene encoding 30S ribosomal protein S19 is translated as MARSIKKGPFVDLHVMKWVERAKNGQHKGPIKTWSRRSTITPDMIGLTFAVHNGKKFNPVYVTENMVGHRLGEFSPTRIFIQHGGVKKVAATTTGKN